In a genomic window of Thermodesulfobacteriota bacterium:
- a CDS encoding transcriptional regulator, with translation MSTRGIKDTVRARVRRDPEFRAGLLKEAIERLMAGDLAAGKAVLRDFIKATSGFEGLSRTMHKKPESLIRMLSPKGNPTAQNIFRIIAEVQKQEGLHLEIKIVH, from the coding sequence GTGTCTACGCGGGGTATTAAGGATACCGTCCGCGCCAGGGTCAGGCGCGATCCGGAGTTCAGGGCAGGGCTTTTGAAGGAGGCTATCGAGCGTCTCATGGCCGGGGACCTCGCCGCCGGGAAGGCGGTGCTCAGGGATTTCATAAAGGCGACCAGCGGGTTCGAGGGGCTTTCCCGCACGATGCACAAAAAGCCCGAAAGCCTCATCCGGATGCTGAGCCCGAAGGGTAATCCGACGGCCCAGAACATCTTCCGTATCATAGCCGAGGTGCAGAAGCAGGAAGGGCTTCACCTCGAGATAAAGATCGTGCACTGA